The genomic stretch tttcatttgaaagataattgaatttccttcaaaataagctttggttgtaatttttcagatgaacgaggAAAgcgttatggccggtcaaagttcaattgactttttaggagaaaaccctaattttgaaacttggagttttgtcgatttttgaacttttcttgatgaattatgatcaaccattgatcaaatgatgaatcttttgacaaaatatggatgttgacaaaaaattgcattttttactatctgttgacttttcggtcaaactggtcgtttgTTGACCGTTTGAGCTGTtaactgtgcgtccgagcgaatcgaagtttgaaaatttgtctggtggtattttgagacatatggagatccttaaaatccattttgagctttcaaaaactcgttctcctgaaaaaaaaacaaaaaccctagttagggactgtttgtgtaggagacagttaggcgtacctcatttctgtgcagtgttgagtctctgttgatcatgtgattatcagaagacttctagaacaaaaatcttggaattttgaaatacgaaagattgatttgactgatggtacaaacacggagaatcatgctgtcagcgggtttgactgttaactggctgtctggGTATTAACGttacagttaaagtgaaaacttaacagttaaagttatttttttctttttgtttttgttgtgttaatggtaaaaattatttacatgagttgttagaaaaacacaaacataataaataaataaaatatattgtacgcgaacgaaattaccgataataaaattgaaaaggatttaatgcacagaaataaatatttaactagcaataaacacacataatattatctcgataattaaGTGACGAtacaacagatagtacaacatttaataatgacagtacaaatattacataaaaatatagtgaacagtatgacaaatataatgaatggtacgttatttgaaagcgaaagatacgacaaactttaagtatgacgataaaaaacccatgctataaacaacaatatatagatgtaagggagtgcaagcatcccaggtccgcatttttcaggactatgtagacagaaaaaggacatgatcaccacaaaaacagtgatgacaacaagaaaaaacgtatccacccactttgccatttttgccggggaagaagagaaaataattatgagatagtatgatagaaatttgggagatgagtgaaatttgatgtgagattttatggaaaaaatgaggggtatatatagagtgaaaagaaggatggagacgttggggaatgaagtgataccgtacaaaaaaggaaagtttgagtggtagtaggatttgaaagaaagtgtatggaataaagttaggatttgatttgaaagaaagagatttgaaaagaaaggaaaagatttgaaaataataatatagtacaaaaattagtggggaacaaaaccaataataatttaattgttaccactacagtctgaatccctggaCTCTGCGCCTGGAAAATTTGATTTTGTACTAATTGCGTTAGTATTATTGATctaaaaataaatctcaaataaatagcgtgtgaagtgataaacagtatttggcgtttgtgtaagaatgaattcaacagcgaaccaaaatactgtataaaaatattctaaaaactgagtattcataaaatcaggatatttatgaaataaatccaagattatatgaaactcccaatttttcgATAGAGGTCTGTTGCCTTCTCTctaaaaaaagatgcgggcaaattttggggtataacagttgcccctattcaatcttcttaaacctgaagagaccgattggaatctgaaggtagaagatgattgaatatttagattccctgaaatttgcacttaccttcaccataagtgatgctggaatttgtaTTGAATGCGGCTTGATAAAAATCGttggcggatcaaaacattacctgagatgggctttcagatgccatctagtgaatgtgttgatggcttgttcatcagaatgaatccactgattatatcttgatgaaggatttaaatCTCTGTGTTGACCGTTACGGATCCGTCCGAGGtaaccgctttaaatcttggaggttgatcgttacggaactgtccaaagtttccgctttagattttgaatgttgatcgttacaGAACCGTCCGAAGTTTCTGctttagatcttgaagattgattacttttaaggaaccgtctgaggtatcgacttagatctgaaggtagatcattaaggaaccgtccaaggtatcgacttagatctgaaggtagatcattaaggaactgtccaaggtatcgacttagatctgaaggtagatcattaaggaaccgtccaaggtatcgacttagatctgaaggatttgaagttgtttattcgacTGTGGTATAGCTTGGAAGCGTCAGAATGAGTCaccattagaccgtatctgatttgcttgtttagagttgataagtgatttggaaagagagagctcttcagaatgaatctttggtttgattatatctaaGAGGAATGCTTGTCTGAATAGAACCCAGGAGAatattgcatgtgattgagaataacttgctgaggatatccgtccacctgaaaaaaaccaagttagtgacatgcaatgacatgatgcatgtaatgtatatgttgagattctcaaactaaatgagaaccgtgtatgttatgtatgcgtttgtcatgaaatattatatgctatgtatgaatatgcgtatgatgtatgatgtatggaccTGACTTATGctgtttagagcgtatcaaacttctggttgggaaaataaatccatgCTTGTTATTTCGGAAACGATGACATTATgaccgttgatgatctttgctatcttgttcgagtatactcagctgggggATCTTCCTTACGAGCCAGgatgctctgttgagggatctttgactaccgcttagGGATGAAGGTAACTTGAAGGTTCTGACtttgatgcaccctgactgggAATAAGAGAGATGCGTactcctccgatgcactatttgaccaagccttgatGTGGGGAATCACACCTTctagggatagtgatcttgaacagccctgctggggaacgAGGAGCAATTGTCCGATGTAATATCTATCCAAGCTTTGAGATAAGGCTTTTTGAGtcattttgttggagagaaaaatctcatcgaGGATTCTGCTGAGAAATGTATCCCTGTTGGGGAAGcgtttcttttgatgctcgtactCAGTGTCGGTGATAAAATACTCCGTCGGGGAATTAATTGGGCCTTGCTTATCCGGGGATGACTCCTTGACGATTGCTCTGTGGGGGATATTCCCATGTTGCTGGTTTCAAGataatgtccagatgattgggacattacctgaatgctattcctgtttttcttataaacatcattcatattcaaatgcatatgttcattcaaaattatcattgggacgtttacgcgttcaaaacagaaaaagtgaaaacattgattttgagcatgaactgtattaATTTGAAAGAGAGCCGTAATAGGcagattagtacaaggagacaaaaatcctagtagtaggaatttgtcataaaacttttgaaaagtacttataaaggaaaatagctatgtgaaaacaatccagtcaagtttcaactctgctattgccaatctgtctttgagtatctcatccctcacttgttggaagaaaatgattggattgATTGGTGCCTTTCGGATTTtaatgtgttgaaccttgaatgtGAGTAGGtggccaaacgggacatagtcgtacgctttattccctaacttttgcctaggctgccttttcaggttttcagcctaccgggataattattttttttttagtctctaatttttgcctggatcgccctttcaggttttcaacttagcgagcttttctttaagtgaagtactttttgactatgtctgcatttacagggtgtgggaaatcctcgccatccatagtggtaagcaacatggctccgccggagaataccttcttgattaaaaatggtccctcataagtgggagtccatttgcccctggggtcaccctgtggtaagatgatgcgttttacaaccaaatcaccgatttgatatgcctgacttttgacttccttgttgaaggctttgatcatacgtttctggtacaactgaccatgacaaatagccgaaagcctcttctcatcaatcaagtttatctggtccaaccgagtctgaacccaatcgtcttcgtctagattggcttctttcataatccttagagagggaatctgaacttcaattggaagaactgcctccataccatggATTAaggaaaagggagttgcccctattGAGGTACGTGCtgaggtgcgataaccatgaagagcaaaaggtaacatctcatgccagtctttgtaggttactgccatcttttgtatgatcttcttgatgttcttgttggcagcttccacggtaccattcatttttggtcgatatggagaggaattatgatgtttaatcttgaactgcgtgcagagttcggtaatcatcttgttgtttaaatttgtgccattgtctgtgatgatcctttcaggaatgccataccgacaaatgagattgtgcttgataaatcgagCCACCGCATttttggtgactgaagcaaacgaggctgcctctacccattttgtgaagtagtcaataacGACCaagataaaacgatgtccgttggaggcagtaggcttgatttctccaatcatatcgataccccacattgcaaaaggccaaggagccgtcggGACgttggaggtacatgtactttgtcggcatatatctggcatttgtgacaaattCTGGAGTGAtggtggcagtctgtctccatggtagaccagtagtaacctgctctcagaatctttttagccattgtatgtccacttgaatgagtaccaaaggcaccatcgtgtatatcttccataatctgttctgcttccttcttgttcacacaacgaagcagagtcgagttgtaacaccccactttcccatataaaaaataaacgaattataaatacataaataatcagagtgatacgagtaggatgtcacatcttccaaataaatcaataaaacatCACTTTATTTAATAGTTCCTTATTAAAATAGAATAGTCAATACTGCAGCGGAATTTAAAAAACGCTTATTAATTCTCATGGCACCACGGCCTCAACAAATAAATTATATCCACTAAACAGGTGGACAACGATAATATCAAAAATCAAGATACGTaacaatttaaaatttaactGAAAAGAAAACAAAGCACAACATATCCCAAcattcccgtgttacgtatcagagcgactcctaagactcgatcaggtAACACTCGACAATCCAAGAACTACTCTAGTACCTGGTTATCtgtactcccgaagaagcacagacacaacaacagaaaaggggtgagaattacattcaataaatGCACAGTGAAATATCACATGGTTAAGGAGTAGTATCTACACCACGCACAAACACAATCATAAATAGATTCTCACTCCATCAATTACACCACAACATCATTACACAACATTTACAGTCAGTCAGATGAATGAAAATGCAACTATCAactctacatgcatgtggtaccaacagagcataagccctcaacagtTGCCAATATTTTAGAggcaataacaaggcataagccttcaacaacgccaatacaggccaacaacagagcataagccctcgacgacatatgtatgcaatatggatatccaatcaacacaattcaacaacacaaGGACCATATAAAGaacccattctccccccttaccttaggattgagctttgatccttcaacaatggtggaagtctcctttctctcttgccctagcctctttctctgTTTCTACGTTCTTCAGAATTCTTGCCAAAAGAAACTATTCCttctaattttctttatttttattaatctctCACTAATCCTTAATTTGCTACTGGCCTTACTACACCCCCCCAATTACTAACCACTACTTGACCCAAATAACCAATTTATCGTTTTACTACTTACtaaataattattaaactaatttaatattaattaaaatatcagtTTAAGCACCAAATACATCAATAAttacaaaatgaaataaatattgaaaattggggcgttacaactctcccccacttacgaTATTTCCGTCCTCGAAAATCCTACCTCGTTCAAACAACTCGGGATAAGAGTCCCGCATATTGCTCTCCATTTCCCACGTCATGCTTTCTCCGGTAGTCCCGGTCCAGACTACTTTCACCAACGGAATATCTTTACCTTTAAGGGACTTTACCTCACGATCTGCGATCTGAATCGATATTGTCTCTACAGTAAGATtctctctcacttgcacatcatccatatgaatcacGTGAGATGGGTCTGGAAcatacttccgaagttgcgacacatgaaacacatcgtgcagaTTTGAAAGGTTAGGCGGCAACGCCACCCTATAAGCAAAAGTACCAACCCTCTCTGAAATCTGATAGGGACCAATAAATCGTGGAGTCAGCTTCGTAGACTTCAGGGCACGACCAACACCAGTCACAGGCGTGACTCTTAGAAACACATGGTCGCCCGATTCGAATTCTAACTCCTGCCTTCGCCTATCATGATAGCTCTTTTGTCTACTCTGTGAAGCCTTCATCTTTTCCCAGATTAACTTTACCTTCTCTGTAGTATCTCGTACGATTTCCGGT from Vicia villosa cultivar HV-30 ecotype Madison, WI linkage group LG4, Vvil1.0, whole genome shotgun sequence encodes the following:
- the LOC131597298 gene encoding uncharacterized protein LOC131597298, with protein sequence MKASQSRQKSYHDRRRQELEFESGDHVFLRVTPVTGVGRALKSTKLTPRFIGPYQISERVGTFAYRVALPPNLSNLHDVFHVSQLRKYVPDPSHVIHMDDVQVRENLTVETISIQIADREVKSLKGKDIPLVKVVWTGTTGESMTWEMESNMRDSYPELFERGRIFEDGNIVSGGEL